Proteins from one Penicillium digitatum chromosome 2, complete sequence genomic window:
- a CDS encoding MFS multidrug transporter, putative has translation MFRRTLSMSADETAREPASEQTPLLRDAPDANDHTPLPQEPSTKELIWILGSIWLGVFLAALDTTIVATLSAPISSSFNSFSLLSWLATSYLISNAACQPLSGRLTDIYSRRWGLVFSNIFFALGNLICGLARAQWVIILGRVVAGVGGGGLTAISTFVTSDLIPLRKRGIWQGIGNICYGAGMGLGGVFGGWINDTLGWRWAFLLQAPFLVISCILVATKVDIPVKESDTARIKRVDFLGAITLVLTLVTLLLGLNTGGNQVPWTHPLVLISLVSSVFFLSLFIYVEAQVASEPVIPVRLLLDRTVAAACLTNWFSTMAVFGLLFYLPVYFQVQGFSATAAGARLIPQAIGTSIGSLGSGLIMRASGRYTFLNYVAMAVQALSAGLICTLNLYTPVELPFLYFFLAGASYGSMLTITLVALISSVDHQHHAVVTSASYAFRSTGSTIGITVASAVFQNTLKLRLWSRLGEREDARELIERLRDSLDEIWRVPADLTPGVLDAYMNSLRAVFVTLLGLAVLGALTSFAMREQKLHNNLARR, from the exons ATGTTTAGACGCACCTTGTCTATGTCTGCCGATGAAACTGCCAGAGAGCCTGCTTCTGAGCAGACGCCTCTCCTTCGGGATGCGCCCGATGCCAATGACCATACCCCACTACCCCAGGAACCCAGTACCAAAGAGCTGATTTGGATCCTCGGGAGCATCTGGCTCGGTGTCTTCCTAGCTGCGCTCG ATACAACGATCGTGGCAACCCTTTCAGCCCCCATTTCTTCGTCCTTCAACTCATTCTCGCTGCTCTCGTGGCTAGCCACCTCTTATCTGATCTCCAATGCCGCCTGCCAACCTCTCAGTGGCCGATTGACAGATATCTACTCTCGTCGTTGGGGACTTGTGTTCTCCAACATTTTCTTTGCCCTTGGCAATTTGATCTGTGGCCTAGCAAGGGCACAATGGGTTATCATCCTTGGTCGCGTTGTGGCAGGTGTCGGCGGAGGCGGTCTTACTGCGATCTCGACTTTTGTCACTTCTGACTTGATCCCTCTCCGCAAACGAGGCATCTGGCAGGGCATCGGAAACATCTGCTACGGTGCCGGCATGGGACTTGGAGGTGTGTTTGGCGGGTGGATCAACGACACTCTGGGATGGAGATGGGCGTTTCTGCTCCAGGCTCCCTTCCTGGTGATCTCGTGCATTCTAGTCGCAACTAAAGTCGACATTCCCGTGAAAGAGTCGGATACCGCACGCATCAAACGCGTTGACTTCCTTGGCGCCATCACTCTGGTTCTAACACTGGTTACATTATTGCTTGGCCTCAACACCGGCGGAAACCAGGTGCCCTGGACCCACCCGCTGGTGCTGATATCGCTGGTTTCCTCTGTTTTCTTCCTGAGTTTGTTCATCTACGTGGAAGCTCAGGTTGCTTCTGAGCCTGTCATTCCCGTGCGCCTTCTGCTGGACCGCACCGTGGCAGCTGCTTGTCTAACCAATTGGTTCAGTACCATGGCTGTGTTTGGCCTCCTCTTTTACCTACCCGTGTATTTCCAGGTGCAGGGATTTTCTGCAACTGCTGCCGGTGCGCGATTAATCCCGCAGGCGATCGGCACCTCGATTGGCTCTTTAGGATCAGGTCTTATTATGCGCGCCAGCGGTCGGTATACATTCCTTAATTACGTTGCCATGGCTgtccaggctctctcagcTGGGCTGATCTGCACTTTGAATCTCTACACGCCTGTGGAACTGCCGTTCCTCTATTTCTTTTTGGCCGGTGCATCCTATGGTAGCATGCTAACCATTACCCTGGTAGCGCTCATCTCTTCTGTAGACCACCAGCACCATGCTGTGGTGACATCTGCTTCATATGCCTTCCGCAGCACTGGCAGTACGATTGGTATCACAGTCGCTTCGGCTGTCTTCCAGAACACCCTAAAGCTTAGGCTTTGGTCTCGACTCGGTGAGCGCGAGGACGCCAGGGAGCTGATTGAACGGCTTCGAGATAGCTTGGATGAGATTTGGAGGGTGCCCGCAGACTTGACCCCTGGAGTGCTTGATGCATACATGAACTCCTTGCGGGCGGTATTTGTGACATTGCTGGGCCTGGCCGTCCTGGGAGCATTGACGAGTTTCGCTATGCGAGAGCAGAAGCTGCACAACAACCTAGCCCGACGATAG